Sequence from the Balearica regulorum gibbericeps isolate bBalReg1 chromosome 15, bBalReg1.pri, whole genome shotgun sequence genome:
TGTCTGGTACGTGTTTTGCTTTGGAGCCGCGCTGCTACGTGCTCCCCTGCCTGAGCACACAGAGCCGAGCACAAAACACCTGCCAGTGCTGACACCGCTCCGGGTGCATTCCTGGGGCAGCCGGGCCCCTCCGGGTGCTCGCAGCCGGGTTGTCCACGGTCCCTCGTGCCCACGTGGCAATCCCCTGCCACGGCATGTGAACCGGGACACGGAGCACGGGCATCGTCCACCGACCCCTAAGCGCAGCCACTGCGCTGCCACTTAGCCAGCCCGGGCAGAGCCAGGCAGTAAAGCACCAGCCCAGCATCCTTTAAACGAACTCAAATCCCCCCAAATCTCTGTGCCAGTCCCATTCTTGACCAGCAGCGCATCCAGGACTGCAGCCTCAGAAAACTCCTGCTGGCTTTTACTGTGATGAGTTCCTCTTAAGCAAGGGCAGGAGCCACAGGAATCGCTGTGAGAGGCCGCATCAGAAAGCCATCCAGAGCCGCGTCCTGTCTCAGACAGCAGTTGTGTTTCTCTAGAGTTAGAAATTCAATTGTTTCCTTTGAGCTATTTGTGGCTATGAGCATTGCTCACTCTTTGCATTGCTAAACATGTGCTGGCTGCACGTTGCCCAGGGATCCCTGTGCCCACCTCTCTAGTGTGGGTGTATTAAAGGCGGTGCAGCTCAACTTTATCAGTTTGACCCAAAATCAACTTCATCCTGCAACACCAGATAGATCAACAGCAACggagcaaaatatttatttataagtagGAGATAAGGTCAGGCTTGCAGTAGTTAGACTGCAAATagagcaacagcaaaaaaaaaaaaaaaaaaaatgcaagcaagtGTAGCAGCGAAAGCTTTCTTGTTGCATAGCTTGTCAAGCAGACTCTTGAGATGTAACCAGCTGGAGCTGGCCCCGTGGTACAGTGCACGTACACGTGCAATACCTGTACAAGTACAAGGTACAGTACAACTATTAGAGTGCTGCCTTTAGTTGTGTGTACTAAAGCTAGTGTGAAGAGTCAGTGTCTTGGCCAAAGACCACTCTACTTTGTTATCCCTTCATATTCTCTCCCCCCATTCTTTCCTTCCGTTTGCAGCACGTATCAGCTTTGGATGACAGCGACTTTGGGTTTATGTTATAGCTTTACCATAACCACCCTCTCAGtttctgtaactttttatttcccccttttttttcttatcattcTAACCTGCCTTTCCTGCCTCCAAGCCAACACAAAAACATCTTCGGTGACTCACTGCTCCGTAACCCACCGGTGGTTCCCTGCCTGGTTCACAGCACGTGAAGAAGCCTCCTCTCTTGTACctgcactgccattcagatTTCACACACGTATCAATGGGTGTAGCCTTGCGGGTACAGCTAGTTGTTCCTACTCCTAATGGCCGCTGCATGAAATAAATCATTAGTTGTAGCAATCAAACAGCTGCTCTAGGACAGCCGCAGTCTCTGGGGTGTCACCAGCTTTCTACAGGGACCCCCATACAACACGTTAATGGGCACAGGTGAGCGACTTGGTAACAAAGTCTAACCTGCTTCTCCTTCCAGACTATTACCAGTTTTACATCTATTTTCACAGTGACTACATTCAAAATCCTGTTATCCTTGATAGCGATGCAGGATCTATGCTGGCAGAACGTGCGCGTTATCAGCTCTGAATTTGTAATTTCGGTTCCTACATAAGTGGCCGAAGCACTTTTCGCAAGGACCAAATTTTTGCTCGCAGTTCTTATTGCGACGGCCCTGCTCCTGCGGTGTACTGAGCACAGATACCTTCCGTGGGAGCCCGTGGCAATTTGCTCAGCAGAGGAGGCTGATCTGTTACTCTGCCTGGAGACCTTGCCGCCTACCCCTGACACGAGGAATGTCTGGAGAGGAAGACAGCTTGAAATGCCAGGGGCTATGTATCTGGTGTAGAGCTGAAGACAGACAGCAACATTTTCTAAAGAGTTGAAGCCCCGTTTTCAGTCAAATAGACAATATTGTCCCTATTCATCCCAACACAGCTGATGCATGAGACTGAAGTTTGAAATAGGAGCCTGTGGATGATAGTTCACCCTGCAGTCAATGGAGAGAGTGAGTAATTCAGACCTTGTGGCAATTGAAGCATCCACTGAAGGAtcatttctccctctctggAGGGTGGAGAGGATCTAGAGAGCAACTGCGGCTCCTAAGGTGCAAGCGGAGAAGAGGGCTGAGCCTGTCTCAGCTCTCCCATGGGAGCGTGGCAGTCCTGCTGCCCGCCCCCGGCTGCATCGCCCTCACGCTGCCTGGGCTTGTGTCTAGCTTTAGTCACGCTGATTCAGAAATTCTTCACTTTCTGTGGCTGGTCATTTTCTGCCAGTTTAGGGATCTAAGGTGGCCCAGTCAGGGATCGGACAAGTGCCAGAGCCAGCATGAAGCCAGGAGAGGTGAGGGAGTGGTAGAAATGCCTTTCTTAGCAGAAGCAGAAAGTTGCTAGCTTGGCCCCATCATAAACAGGCTCTTCAGCATAAAGCACCTAGTGTGAGTTGGAATGAACCCACTTCCCAAACCACTTAGATGTTTTCTGATAACTGTCCCGTGCCTGGCTTTTGGCATCAGCCCATGTTACACCCTCGTGTCTGGGGCTCTGTAATAAAGATAAGGCAGGTTGTATCGCACAATGGACGCTCAGTCTGAGGCTCAGCTGAGCAACCGTCCTGGGGAGATTTCTAGATCCATTAACTGTTGTCTCCAGCTGGGCCATCACAAATCAGCTCTGCTATAGAGCTTGGACTTTGGGTTGAGAAATTCCCCGTGGAGGCTCTCAGGGGACAGCCTCTGATGAGTTACATCTATAGAGGAGGCTTGAAAccatttcattctttcaaacagctctgaaaactgCATCTCTGATGTGCTGTTCCAGGAATGAATCACACTGTTTCTGAGAGCAGTACTCAGGGGTGTCTGAAGTGTTTGCATTAGACAGACACCGCAAGAGCTGTTGGAAAGAATGGCatgaatgagagaaaaatagcaCTGCCCAGTGTCTTCCTTCCCCTAAAGCTCAGGTACAGCTTTTCCCCCTGTAACTAGAATTGCTTTCAAGCTTGAAGTGTTCACTGCACTAACTCCGTGTCATTCGATCATTCGTAGGGCACGGCACAAACCAGGTGAGGCATGGGGTTCAAGGTAAAGCCGACATCAGCAGTGAGATCTAGGTCTGACTTATCCACTCCTGGAGgggtttggaaaacaaatttgcGGAGCAAGCCTGCAAAGAAGAGGAACAGCTCCATTTTGGCCAGTCCTTCTCCAACACAAGCCCTTCGTCCTGAAAACAAccaggagagaaggaaatgatCAGCACCGTAACTGTTAGTGTTGATGTCTGAGACCTTCTGAACTGGGCCTACACACGTAAGAGCAGGCTGCTGAGGTAGgaaatttttccttccttctctctgtatATTAGAGGTGCTACTGACTTGTTCTCAAACCACACAGAAGCCTGTAGGAATGTGAGATCATTCAGTCACTACGGGTAAATCAGTGGCTTCTCCAAGGAAGACGTGGTTACCTACAGCAATGGTGGACAGGACAAATGACCCGAAATCCCTTATCCTATGTTCAATGTCCCTGACTTTCATACTGTCCTGGAACCAGGGGGAACTGTGCCATTGGACTAGCCCCAGGTAGTGAACACATTACCCCTCTCACCTATGGAGAATGGAATAAACGCCTCTCTCCTAACGAAGTTCCCATCGGCATCCAGGAAGTGGGAAGGGTTGAACTGATCTGGGGTTTTCCAGTGTAGCTCGTCATTCAGAGCGGAGGTCAGCAGTGGAATAATCTCTGTACCCTGAAAGGGATCAGAGAAACTCACGGTAGCTGTTTGGCGCAGATCGCTTTCCTAGTTGAGCTgggctgctttcttttttctgatgtgaAGAGGCAAATAAGACTGAGCTATGGCAAATAGAACTGCGGGATGCCTCTCTGCCCCACTGAGGCTCTGCCTGTTATCAGTAGCTGCTGCTCTCTTTTTGGACCACAAAACATTCCTTTCTTACAGAATCAGTACTTTCAAGAAAGATGCTGAAGTAGAGGTTCCACATTTGATGTAAGAGATTCAAACCAGTGTGATTTAACTAACATCTGTGGTTATTCTGGATTCAAACAGCTGTAACAGACCGCAGTCCAGTGCATGTTTGTAACAGCTATCCTGGATCCAAGACAAAGGATCACATCAGAGATTAAACCACGCATCATGGCATCTttagatttttacatttttcttcttgtctgcTTTACACTGCACAGATTCCTTACAGTTTTGTTTAAGCTGCTAGCCTCAAAGCTCACCTTAGGAATCACATAGCCTTGGAAATTCACATCAGTAGGAGTTGATCGTGATACACCCATTGGGACAATATTGGCAAACCTTTGTATTTCATGTATCACTGCATCTGtataaggcatttttttccGGTCCTCCAACTTAGGCAGCTCTCCCGGTTCAATGACGTGGTTCATTTCTTCCTGAATCTTTCcttggagggaggaaaggattAAGAAGCTGATAACATTCTTATCTTGCAACTGAAATGGCCTCCAGTTCGGCCAagatgaagaaaagggaaaactttGAGGGGTATTTGGGAAGAGAAGAAGTGAGTAAGTCAGGGcatggtgtgattttttttttcacatttgtgttGAGCCAAGAGAGTTGAATGGAGTCACTACAGTAAACCCCATGCCTGATTCTGATCACACACCTTTGTTACCCCATAGCCTTCACCAGAAACTAGATCAGAATCAGCTCCTGAGGAGACCTTTAGTGACGTAAGCCCATAGCCTGGAGGAGAATAAGGATGGGGGAGCTTTACTGTAACCGTAGACTGGCCCTTTGCCTCTCCCACTTGGCTGGGCTGGTTTATTGCAATTCAGCTGCATAAAATTCCTTTGTAAAGTCAACGGTTGTTATCTCTCTCAGAGTGCTCAGAATAATTACTCTAGACAACACTGAATGAGTTCCACTCCCTTCCACAACCAAAGCCTTAAGCATGCAACAATATATGGTACAAGAGGACTTCCCAGCCTTACTCTGAATTTCTGGGTATTTCATCATCAGAAGAAGACCCCAGCGCACGGTTGTAGAAGTAGTCTCAGTCCCAGCAGCAAAGAGGTCCAGGGTTGAAAACAAAAGGTTTCCGTTGTTGAACATAGTGTGGGGTTTCTTTGACTCCTTCAAAACATACAGGTAACGACCATAAGTTCTACAGCAAGTGATACCAATATGTGACTGTGTTGCCACCATTTTTACCTGCATTTTAGCTTTTTGTGACTTTGTATGCTCTGGGAAACTAAATGCTTAGTATTTTAGCATTAGAGCCTATGCTGTATGGAATTTGTCTGGTCCCAAGTGCATATGCAATCCCCAGGTCCAGATATTAAGTTAGTTGGAATTTAGTCACTGCAATGAAGTTTATCACTTTACCACTCTTGCAGGAAGGTTTGAGATGATCTCCTCCTTACATGTGCTGAGTGGTAACTTATTTCACCCACGTGGGACATCTTGACAACGAGATCCCTTTAACCAGCAGTTTCAGTGGAGCTAGGGAGCGAGTACAGCACAGCTCACTGTGAGTATGAGCTTTGATATACTCTGCTCCCCGTGGTTCTTCTGTTTCCACTCACTCCCAGTCCCTGACAAATGGTCAGTCCTAATAATAAGTCAGAGCTAAGAGAACAGAAAGACTCTGAGACTTAGCTTTAAAGTACCTGTTGTTGCTTCATCAGAAAGGCATCAACAAAGCCTGTtaagttattttcattaaactCTTCTTCGTGTTCCTGGAAGAGCTTCTGGAGAAAAGCGTTCAGTTCACTGACATTTTGTAGGACGGTCTTGGAAGCTCCAGAGAGAAATCCAAGGGATGGGTAGAAATTATATAACTGTAGAGCAAGAGAAGTCTTACTGTTAATCGGCATTTTGAACACATATTGGTATCTCAAATCACACTGCTGGTGCCTTGTCCCGTGACCTGACCTTTCAGGTCATAATTCCCCCACATCAGTTTGTACAGTCCAAGCAGCTATGAATTGCTGCAGAAATCGCATATTCTCTCTGCTCCACCTCTGCATGAGTGCTTGCCAGGACTTTTGGGAGACTCATCAGCTTAATCTTCCTTCAGGGCTTCCGTATGTGTAGGTAGTGGGACAGAGGGTCTCATATGTGAAAGATGGGAACGCGAGTATGTACTTGTTCCAGGGAAAGCCCTCAGGTGTGTCACATCCTACGGCAGCAGAAGGGACTTGAGCGGTCCACCTCCACAGACAGACAATACTTTTGTGTCAACATGGTGCTTTCCAAGCCCCTTAGCTTAGGCACAGCACCGAGCTAACCCAACTACACTGTTCGTAGCTGAACTGAGCACAGCATTGCAGTATGTCATATGGACGTACGTGCTGTCAGGAGAAAGGGGGGTCTCACCCCCATCATCCCATGAGAGGTGTGCACATCTTCAGGGAGACCACCGGCTGCCCTGCCAGATAATTAAACAAACACCCGCGTGGGAGACCGTCTGTACACAGTGTGTAACTCTGACCTGTGCTCAGGTGATGCTTTTTGGGCTCAGCTAGTCTGGAGTTACAGCCAGCCACAGACCTTGGTGCAGCTCGGAAAGACAACTCCACTGGCATTCAAAGCTGAAGCTTTGCGTCAGGAAGGAAGGGGCTTATATTGGGTGTTAGTTTGCTAAGATTCAGTTTCAGTAGCCAAAACAAGAGTAGTTTGTCAAACCTGGTTCTAGGAGAGGCAGAACTAAGACAGTTACTGAAGGTGTAATACAAGGAGGCAGATTTGAGGTGGCATTTCTGGGCCAATTTCTGATATGAGAGATGCATTGTGCTTCTGCTCTTCAGTGAGGGTAAAATAGTCCCTTTTGTAAagactttggggtttttttcttttactaataAGCTTCACAGACTAAGCCCAGAGGCCTGGGAATCTGTGCGTTGTGGATACAGAACCGCGGATGTGTTCAGTACAGGCTGGCTGATAATGTTCTTGTTCTCGCCTCGAGACGCAAGATGTGGGAGGCTAGGAGGACGAACATGGGCAATTGGATATCCTTAAAAAAGCTAAAAGCCAAAATGTAAATCAAGCTCTTACCAGCACCATAGGGGAACCCAGCAGcttagtattttcatttaacagcttcagcaaagttaaaaatacaggaTCATCATATTCAAACCTCTCTCCAAACAATATAGAGCAGATGACGTTGGACACAGCATTGTTGAGTATCATCTTCGTATCAAATGGCTTCCCTGTATTTCaggcaatgaaaacaaatgatgaTGTGAATTATGCCTGTTTCAGTCTGGTCTCCTATGGAAATGGAGTCCTGAGCTCCCAAAGAAAAAACTCATTCACCACCCAGTATGCATAGCAGGGAACTGGGTGTCAATATTTTAAGGTCTCAGTTTAATAACCTGTTTCAGCTTACGCTGAACTTTAACCATGAGATACCATTTGCTCTAAGTTAAACTTTCATTAATCTTTATTGTTGTGCTAGACACGTTTTCTGTCTCTGGGTGAAATTCTTGACACTCACCGTGATAGGATTCAAAATATTTAACGAGGGAATTTACTTCCTCCAGGATTCGGATCTCAATGGTTCTCTTTCCCATTCCAAAATCTCGCAGTGTTGACAAGGTGAATCTTCTCATAGTTTTCCATAGCTCTCCATGGCTGAATGCTATGCCTAAAATAAAGGTATAACATCCTTATGTTACCCATGGTTAAACATTTGTAAGGCCTTCTTACATGCTGGTACGAAAGCTGCTCAATACACCGTTATGCAGACAAATAGCAACCTGTAAGAGGATGATACTATGTAAGGAACATAGACAAACTACAAAAACTAACCAACCAAAAGCTTACCATTTCCTTGTGTCATTTTCCTAAAAATGGGTATTTCTGCTCTCTCTCCAAACTCTTCAGCGTGATTTAAAAGGGCATCCTTGATGGTTTCATATCCAGCCAGTACCACAGCTTTCCTGGGTCCAAAATGCACAGTGAAGACGTTGCCATATGTCTTGGAGAGCTGTCAAGGTGAATAAATATGTTCATTCAAAACCAGATCTGGACCCAAACACTAGCACTAGCCACCCTAGGTGGTTTCTAGCCCGAAAGgaccctcccagccctgcccgaaGTCTCCAGGTGCTGCTGTAATGCAACTAATGAGCAACAGCTATCAATTGCCAGCATCTCTGCTTGCACCCTGTTTGCACAACAAGGTGTCTGCTATCACCGCTCCTATCAGAGCAGAAGTCAATAAAATGCCATTGCATTCCTGTGGTGTTCTGCAGGAACAGGCCAGTGTAGCGATACTACCGTTCGGAGGACGGTTAGAAAATGCTGTAGCAGGCAGACCTGTTTATTTTAACGCTGTTGACCTGAGGCAAGCAGGCGCGCACACATCTTTGAGGCTAAAGCCACAAACACTACGAAAACAAAGGTAGAcaataattctttctttcaggaCAGCACTTGTCTCTAATTATGGCAAGGTGGGTAGTGTTGCAGTCATCGCAAAATTATTTGCTGGCCACCAGAAACTTGAATCCAACTAGGAAGCGTATTCTTGTAGACAACGTCACAAGAGCTCTAGGCTTTTATAGCAAATTAAATATGAATCATCTGTTACACAGAAGGGTGGCTTTGACAATCTAATCATTCACTCGCTATTTAGACTTCGTTTAAACACACTGCAAGCCATCCGCTCCAAATGTATTCTTGTTTCCGATGTGCCTTGGTTACCATTTGCTATGCATTAGATACATACTGAAAATTGAATTTCAGATTAGAAGCAGCTCCCGTTATTACACCAGACAAATTGAATTTGTTTTCATCAAAGGGTGGTTTGACGGCTTGGGAGATAACATTAACACCGGTTCTTTCCTCCCCGGCAGCTCACAGAGTGTGCGGCAGAGCCAGGGGCAGGGAATCGCAGCCGCCTCCCAGCCTTCCTTTGGTCATTTCTTTGCATTAGTACTTCTTGGCATCAACCCTGTTTTTTCTCAGCAACACAAGTACTGGATGTGGCAGGCCTGAAAGCCTAAACAAAGCTGCTTGCCAGATTATAAAAAATGAGTCTGGTGCTTTCGTGTGACGTTTGTATCATAAAATCCCCCAGTACCACCAAAAATAGTTGCTCTTCCATACCAGCACCCTCAAACATAACCTGTGATCAGATGGGAGCTCAGGACCAGAAGCCCATCAAATCTGGGGCTCTGCACAATCCTCTGCACTGTGAACCACGGCAGATGAACACTGTATGACAGCTAGAGGAATTCTGTACTtttgcagcccaggatgcccTTCTGTGACTCACTGGGGAATTTTGGTGTCTGCCCTGCCCTTTCAGGTGGGCTGAAGGAGTTCACTGGGCACGGGTGTCCCCTCTCATAGCGTCCGGTAAGCACACACACAGGGAATGTGACAGGTCACTCATGGCACCTCAACTGTCTCTacagcaagcagaagaaatctGAATCTGAACTCACATTGAATTGTCCTCACCTCCCTACGGGAGCACAGCAGACgctttctgaaacaaacattGCACCtggctttaaaatttttttttttattatttttttttttttttttttagaaataaaagtatcCATGGAGCTGcataagaaaaagcaatttgtttACCTAGATGTGTAAAAACCATGCATCAAGTCTTAAATAacctgtgtgtgtgcagggtTGGGGAGCCAGAGTTGAGCTTTGCATTGCAGAGATATAATTAGCTTTGGAAACCAATGTGCATATCACCCCATTTCCTCTGCTGTGGGGATGATacccttctttccttcctttcttccttcctaccTGTCTGCAGTGAGACATCTCCTGACGGCAAATGGTCCTGATCTGTCAGCAGAGCAACCCAGCTCGAGTCTCCTACCTGCAGCCTCCGAGGGACTTGAAACACCAACAATATGGAGCTAATTGCAAGGGGTAGAGGTCTACGCTTGTGTATGTATAAAGGAAAGAATGtattatatttatgtatataaatacgtgtgtgtgtgtataactCTGAAGGTGAAGTCACTCTGCCAGCCTGCCTATACACCAAATATCTCATTTCTGCCCTCCGCACAATGCAAACACAATTGCATCTCCCTGTCCCTAGTTCCATTCCTCGCTTCAGGAATTGCACGTGTTCCCCCTGTCTGCTCGCTCAGACCCTACCTCTGTCAGCGACTGGAACGGCTTTTTCAGGTCCACCACATTCAAGTTTCCGATCAGAGGAAGAGGTCGTGGCCCGGGAGGCAAACTGCAAAGTGACTTCTTCAAGCTGGTAAGAAAGTAAAGGAGAGcggccagccctgctgccaaaTAGAGCAGCGAGCTAGAGCCCACGTATTGCAGCAAACTCTGTACGGCCATGGCTAGAGCAAAGTGTGGGTATGAGCATCTCGGGGTCCCTTTATAGCCCTTCTGTCACTGCCTGAACACACCTCTGGGGAAGTGGCTTTACGCAGAGAAAAGGACTCTGAGGTCTTGTTTACTTCCATTTAAACCagatgtactttttttcctgccaaataAAGCAccttattttattctgaaacatGGATTATCTTAATCTGGAGCTCCTATTTCATCTACAACACTGGGGCaaggtgtttgttttccagtgaaaaatctgtattatgGGCATGTTGTGGTCTCCGTGATTTCAGGGACAGGATTAAGGGACAGGACCTGTGCTGGATTGCTGTCGTGGTGCCAAGTCACAGGACTCAGCTGGACCACTGGTGATGCAATGGAGGAAGTGGGATGCAGGAAAGAAAGCCCCCAGAAATGCGCAGCCTAAGATGCAGCTGGCAAG
This genomic interval carries:
- the LOC104637154 gene encoding cytochrome P450 2F2 isoform X1 — translated: MAVQSLLQYVGSSSLLYLAAGLAALLYFLTSLKKSLCSLPPGPRPLPLIGNLNVVDLKKPFQSLTELSKTYGNVFTVHFGPRKAVVLAGYETIKDALLNHAEEFGERAEIPIFRKMTQGNGIAFSHGELWKTMRRFTLSTLRDFGMGKRTIEIRILEEVNSLVKYFESYHGKPFDTKMILNNAVSNVICSILFGERFEYDDPVFLTLLKLLNENTKLLGSPMVLLYNFYPSLGFLSGASKTVLQNVSELNAFLQKLFQEHEEEFNENNLTGFVDAFLMKQQQESKKPHTMFNNGNLLFSTLDLFAAGTETTSTTVRWGLLLMMKYPEIQRKIQEEMNHVIEPGELPKLEDRKKMPYTDAVIHEIQRFANIVPMGVSRSTPTDVNFQGYVIPKGTEIIPLLTSALNDELHWKTPDQFNPSHFLDADGNFVRREAFIPFSIGLFFSIGELWRTTRRFTVSSMRNLGMGKKMIEGRIFEELHFLIEMIKSFKGEPFSLTSFNCAPINITFIMLFGDRFDYKDPTFLTLLRLIDEVMILLGSPYLNYFNFYPFLGFLFKTHKIMLGKIEDVRVILRQYMKASREDINENSVRSYIDALIFKQQEEKNKKDSLFHDDNLIASILDLVMAGTETIATTLQWAILLMMKYPEIQKKVQEEIGRTVKAGSWATYEDRKNMPFTNAVLHEVQRFITLLPHVPRCTAVDTHFRGYFLPKGIIVIPSLTSVLLDKTQWETPHQFNPNHFLDAEGNFVKREAFLPFSTGRRNCIGESLAKMELFVFFVGLLQTFTFQPQPGVSEADLDLTVPQTTFTLRPQPQATCAVPHE
- the LOC104637154 gene encoding cytochrome P450 2K4 isoform X2, which gives rise to MAVQSLLQYVGSSSLLYLAAGLAALLYFLTSLKKSLCSLPPGPRPLPLIGNLNVVDLKKPFQSLTELSKTYGNVFTVHFGPRKAVVLAGYETIKDALLNHAEEFGERAEIPIFRKMTQGNGIAFSHGELWKTMRRFTLSTLRDFGMGKRTIEIRILEEVNSLVKYFESYHGKPFDTKMILNNAVSNVICSILFGERFEYDDPVFLTLLKLLNENTKLLGSPMVLLYNFYPSLGFLSGASKTVLQNVSELNAFLQKLFQEHEEEFNENNLTGFVDAFLMKQQQESKKPHTMFNNGNLLFSTLDLFAAGTETTSTTVRWGLLLMMKYPEIQRKIQEEMNHVIEPGELPKLEDRKKMPYTDAVIHEIQRFANIVPMGVSRSTPTDVNFQGYVIPKGTEIIPLLTSALNDELHWKTPDQFNPSHFLDADGNFVRREAFIPFSIGRRACVGEGLAKMELFLFFAGLLRKFVFQTPPGVDKSDLDLTADVGFTLNPMPHLVCAVPYE